In Streptomyces nojiriensis, one genomic interval encodes:
- a CDS encoding peptidoglycan-binding domain-containing protein: MRQDPDENGIVPDDHLLVRPYIAPSGPPPPSAAPAWPQTGPLAFPGPAHVREPGAPAAVRASAPAHGSAPVPAAGRRADRGRRSRLPFAVLTLLALTAVGALVLLLSGPDPQPPRAGAPAELSVPMLRARGGDSTAGADAPRPTATAMSPSASASAVPTPSREPGPSASQGPKPPSSPSASVPSPPSSSGTLRMGDSGPEVRALQELLHGQGFTYVSVTGFYDNQTKRGVGQLQRDRSIKGDPPGVYGPATQAAMS, from the coding sequence ATGCGCCAGGACCCTGACGAGAACGGGATCGTCCCCGACGACCACCTGCTCGTACGCCCGTACATCGCCCCCTCGGGCCCACCGCCCCCGTCGGCTGCGCCCGCCTGGCCGCAGACCGGCCCCCTCGCCTTCCCCGGCCCGGCACACGTCCGGGAACCCGGCGCTCCCGCCGCCGTTCGCGCTTCCGCTCCCGCTCACGGATCCGCTCCCGTCCCGGCCGCGGGCCGCCGAGCCGACCGTGGTCGCCGCAGCCGGCTCCCGTTCGCCGTCCTGACCCTGCTGGCGCTCACCGCGGTGGGCGCCCTGGTGCTCCTCCTGAGCGGCCCCGACCCGCAGCCGCCCCGGGCGGGGGCGCCCGCCGAGCTGTCCGTACCGATGCTCCGGGCGCGCGGCGGGGACTCCACCGCCGGGGCCGACGCACCCCGCCCGACCGCGACCGCAATGTCCCCCTCCGCTTCCGCCTCCGCCGTGCCCACCCCCTCCCGGGAGCCGGGCCCGTCCGCGAGCCAGGGCCCGAAACCACCCTCCTCGCCCAGCGCTTCGGTCCCGAGCCCGCCGAGCTCCTCCGGAACCCTGCGGATGGGCGACAGCGGCCCCGAGGTGCGCGCCCTGCAGGAGCTGCTCCACGGGCAGGGGTTCACGTACGTCTCCGTCACCGGGTTCTACGACAACCAGACCAAACGCGGCGTCGGCCAGCTGCAGCGCGACCGCTCCATCAAGGGCGACCCCCCGGGTGTCTACGGCCCGGCCACCCAGGCCGCGATGAGCTGA
- a CDS encoding SDR family NAD(P)-dependent oxidoreductase translates to MSARPVTVVTGGSRGIGAATCLRLAADGHDLALNYTRDAAAAEAVAERVRAAGARCVTVRGDISEECAVERLFDIAGAELGRVTGLVNNAGVTGPLGRLADARTEDLRRVVEVNLLGYLLCCRRAARDMAEADGGAIVNVSSTAATLGSPGEYVHYAATKAAVDALTVGLAKELGPDGIRVNAVAPGIIETDMHAAMGDPDRPAKAAAGIPLGRPGRPDEIAGAVAWLLSADASYTTGTVLRVSGGR, encoded by the coding sequence ATGTCAGCTCGCCCGGTCACCGTCGTCACCGGCGGCAGCAGGGGCATCGGTGCGGCGACCTGCCTGCGGCTGGCCGCCGACGGGCATGACCTGGCCCTCAACTACACCCGCGACGCGGCGGCGGCCGAAGCCGTCGCCGAGCGGGTGCGGGCCGCCGGAGCGCGCTGTGTCACGGTGCGCGGCGACATCTCCGAGGAGTGCGCCGTCGAGCGGCTCTTCGACATCGCCGGCGCCGAACTCGGCAGGGTGACCGGGCTGGTGAACAACGCCGGGGTGACCGGCCCGCTGGGCCGGCTCGCCGATGCCCGCACCGAGGACCTGCGCCGGGTCGTGGAGGTGAACCTCCTCGGCTACCTGCTGTGCTGCCGCCGGGCCGCCCGGGACATGGCGGAGGCCGACGGCGGGGCGATCGTGAACGTCTCCTCCACTGCCGCCACCCTCGGCAGTCCCGGGGAGTACGTGCACTACGCGGCGACCAAGGCGGCCGTCGACGCGCTCACCGTGGGACTCGCCAAGGAGCTCGGCCCGGACGGGATCCGGGTCAACGCCGTGGCGCCGGGCATCATCGAGACCGACATGCACGCGGCGATGGGCGATCCCGACCGTCCGGCGAAGGCCGCGGCCGGGATCCCGCTCGGTCGGCCCGGCCGGCCCGACGAGATCGCCGGGGCGGTCGCCTGGCTGCTCTCCGCGGACGCCTCGTACACGACGGGCACCGTGCTGCGGGTCTCCGGCGGCCGCTGA
- a CDS encoding RNA ligase family protein, with the protein MRIHYPRTPHLPWSPGAAADDVRAVGLAGLAGREVVVTEKLDGENTTLYADGLHARSLDSAHHPSRAWVKGLQGRIGPGIPAGWRVCGENLYARHSIPYEDLDSWFYGFSVWDGEHCLDWDRTVRFLRGLGVPTPRVLWRGTFDERALRRLKLDTARQEGYVVRTAAGFTREDFGRCVAKWVRGGHVQTSNHWMFAQVVPNGLGPAAPLWAVRSGAEADVPGLSAALGMSGTETTAAADADEVAEVAARIDGAGRTGEDRLAGVLAAVLRREPRARIAARIAAGPAGMGLARRVADLVGLYPYLQRPFPDEDRRAGLVGMAAAADLGVLHALAGALADGPGERECAEWSALCAEEAGLLGADPLEELRAGLREALSGLGTEAADRCWAETRRAFAQGRISGSAVEEAVAATWQWREGTFPRMVQLCGPSGSGKSTFGRELPGVDAYISLDDLRTARGSRADQGANAEVLSEGLDRLDAALARGGTVVWDATSLNGRQRGLAGSVARRRDALVTHAVVLVEEAELVRRNGVRPHPVPPQVLTSQVRRYSPPYAGQAHRTWYVGTAGVVEDTAGGLAAGPADTGPGQGPGQGHGQERGQGPY; encoded by the coding sequence ATGCGCATCCACTATCCCCGTACGCCGCACCTCCCCTGGTCCCCGGGGGCGGCGGCGGACGACGTCCGCGCCGTCGGACTGGCCGGGTTGGCCGGGCGCGAGGTCGTCGTGACGGAGAAGCTCGACGGGGAGAACACCACCCTGTACGCGGACGGCCTGCACGCGCGCTCGCTCGACTCGGCGCACCATCCCTCGCGGGCGTGGGTCAAGGGTCTCCAGGGCCGCATCGGCCCCGGGATCCCGGCCGGGTGGCGGGTGTGCGGGGAGAACCTCTACGCCCGGCATTCGATCCCGTACGAGGACCTGGACAGCTGGTTCTACGGTTTCTCGGTGTGGGACGGGGAGCACTGCCTGGACTGGGACCGGACCGTACGGTTCCTGCGCGGCCTGGGCGTGCCCACCCCGCGCGTGCTGTGGCGTGGCACCTTCGACGAGCGCGCGCTGCGCAGGCTGAAGCTCGACACGGCGCGCCAGGAGGGGTACGTCGTACGGACGGCGGCCGGTTTCACGCGCGAGGACTTCGGCCGGTGCGTGGCCAAGTGGGTGCGGGGCGGCCATGTGCAGACCAGTAATCACTGGATGTTCGCGCAGGTCGTGCCGAACGGGCTCGGACCTGCGGCCCCGTTGTGGGCGGTGCGCTCGGGGGCCGAGGCCGATGTGCCCGGGCTGTCCGCCGCCCTCGGGATGAGCGGGACCGAGACCACTGCAGCGGCCGACGCGGACGAGGTCGCCGAGGTCGCGGCCCGGATCGACGGGGCGGGGCGGACCGGGGAGGACCGGCTGGCCGGTGTCCTGGCGGCGGTACTCCGCCGCGAGCCGCGGGCCCGGATCGCGGCGCGGATCGCGGCGGGCCCGGCCGGGATGGGGCTCGCGCGGCGGGTCGCCGACCTGGTGGGGCTGTACCCGTACCTGCAGCGGCCGTTCCCGGACGAGGACCGGCGGGCCGGGCTGGTCGGGATGGCCGCGGCGGCCGATCTCGGCGTGCTGCACGCGCTCGCCGGGGCACTGGCGGACGGGCCCGGGGAGCGGGAGTGCGCGGAGTGGTCCGCGCTGTGCGCCGAGGAGGCCGGGCTGCTCGGCGCGGATCCGCTGGAGGAGCTGCGGGCCGGGCTGCGCGAGGCGCTCTCCGGTCTGGGCACGGAAGCCGCGGACCGCTGCTGGGCCGAGACACGGCGGGCGTTCGCACAGGGCAGGATCTCGGGATCCGCGGTGGAGGAAGCCGTGGCGGCGACGTGGCAGTGGCGCGAGGGAACGTTTCCCCGGATGGTGCAGCTGTGCGGACCATCGGGCAGCGGGAAGAGCACCTTCGGCCGCGAACTGCCCGGTGTGGACGCGTACATCAGTCTTGACGATCTGCGCACGGCCCGGGGTTCCCGTGCGGACCAGGGGGCCAACGCCGAGGTGTTGAGCGAGGGCCTGGACCGGCTCGACGCGGCCCTGGCCCGCGGCGGGACGGTGGTGTGGGACGCCACGTCGCTCAACGGCCGGCAGCGCGGCCTGGCGGGCTCGGTCGCACGGCGCCGCGACGCGCTGGTCACCCATGCCGTGGTGCTGGTGGAGGAGGCGGAGCTGGTCCGGCGCAACGGCGTGCGCCCGCATCCGGTACCGCCGCAGGTGCTCACCTCGCAGGTGCGCCGGTACAGCCCGCCGTACGCGGGTCAGGCGCACCGTACGTGGTACGTCGGTACGGCCGGGGTCGTCGAGGACACGGCGGGCGGCCTCGCGGCCGGACCCGCGGACACGGGACCGGGGCAAGGACCGGGGCAGGGTCATGGACAAGAACGGGGACAGGGACCGTACTGA
- a CDS encoding MFS transporter, producing the protein MGPDSIAGSGAGSAPGSGAAPWRGWAAVCAVSLGIFCLITSELLPVGLLTPVGAALGVSDGTAGLMVTAPGLVAGFCAPLVTVGAGRLDRRLVLCVLIALMVAANLVAALAPNFAVVLAARLLVGVSVGGFWAVAGGLAVRLVPERQVGRATALVFGGVPTASVLGVPAGTLLGELGGWRTAFAAVGVLGLVTLTALLLLLPPLPATRHTTFPELPALLRENRAVRAGVIVTFLVVTGQFAAYTFVRPILQEVSGVGAEHISTLLLGYGVAGVAGNFLAGARDPYRTLLVVSSSLTVILALIAVLPGPAVGTALLLAWGLAYGGVSVSVQGWMIKAAPEAPEAASSLMVAMFNFAIAAGALCGGLAVDRISAPAAPLGGAALMLAAAATVWVSAIRRTARTRD; encoded by the coding sequence ATGGGGCCCGACTCCATAGCCGGGTCGGGGGCCGGGTCCGCACCGGGGAGCGGTGCCGCTCCGTGGCGGGGCTGGGCGGCCGTCTGCGCCGTCTCGCTCGGCATCTTCTGCCTGATCACCTCCGAGCTGCTGCCCGTCGGGCTGCTCACCCCCGTCGGAGCCGCCCTCGGCGTGTCCGACGGGACCGCCGGCCTGATGGTCACCGCGCCCGGACTCGTCGCCGGATTCTGCGCGCCGCTGGTCACCGTCGGCGCCGGCCGGCTCGACCGGCGGCTCGTGCTGTGCGTGCTCATCGCCCTGATGGTCGCCGCCAACCTCGTCGCCGCCCTCGCCCCGAACTTCGCCGTCGTACTGGCGGCCCGGCTGCTCGTCGGCGTCAGCGTCGGCGGATTCTGGGCCGTCGCCGGCGGACTCGCCGTACGCCTCGTCCCCGAGCGCCAGGTCGGCCGGGCCACCGCGCTCGTCTTCGGCGGTGTCCCCACCGCCTCCGTGCTCGGGGTCCCCGCCGGCACCCTGCTCGGCGAACTCGGCGGCTGGCGCACCGCCTTCGCGGCGGTCGGGGTCCTCGGCCTCGTCACGCTGACCGCCCTGCTCCTGCTGCTGCCCCCGCTGCCGGCGACCCGGCACACCACCTTTCCCGAACTCCCCGCCCTGCTCCGGGAGAACCGCGCCGTGCGGGCCGGGGTCATCGTCACCTTCCTCGTGGTGACCGGACAGTTCGCCGCCTACACGTTCGTACGGCCGATCCTGCAGGAGGTCTCCGGCGTCGGCGCCGAACACATCAGCACCCTGCTGCTCGGTTACGGCGTCGCCGGCGTCGCGGGGAACTTCCTTGCCGGGGCCCGAGACCCGTACCGGACCCTGCTCGTGGTGAGTTCCTCCCTCACCGTCATCCTCGCGCTGATCGCGGTCCTGCCGGGACCGGCCGTCGGCACCGCGCTGCTGCTGGCCTGGGGTCTCGCGTACGGAGGGGTCTCGGTGAGCGTGCAGGGCTGGATGATCAAGGCGGCCCCGGAGGCGCCCGAGGCCGCGTCCTCGCTGATGGTGGCCATGTTCAACTTCGCCATAGCGGCGGGTGCGCTCTGCGGCGGCCTCGCGGTCGACCGCATCTCCGCACCCGCCGCCCCGCTCGGCGGGGCCGCCCTGATGCTCGCGGCCGCCGCCACCGTGTGGGTTTCGGCGATCCGCCGCACCGCCCGCACCCGCGACTGA
- a CDS encoding RNA ligase (ATP) has product MSTLRVTAEELTVHEHPNADALELAQVGLYRAVIAKGAYRTGEFAVYIPEQAVLPADLIEELGLTGRLAGGSADRVKAVRLRGELSQGLVCRPRALADVDLAQAAKEGTDFAELLGITKWAPPIPTTMNGDVEAAADLMPWVDIENLQRYPHIFEPGEPVVLTEKLHGTACLFTYVVEGERSFVSSKGFGSKGLALKEDERNLYWRAVRGHGVAAVAAALADRLGATRIGIFGEVYGKGVQDLSYGTDVRTADSPPGYAVFDVSAEIDGQTRWLDPADVLTDGQLPLVPRLYEGPYDLDTVLELASGRETVSGKAAHLREGVVIRPSAERYSPVTGGRAIAKAVSPAYLTRKGGTEYE; this is encoded by the coding sequence ATGTCGACCCTGCGCGTCACCGCCGAAGAACTGACCGTTCACGAGCACCCGAACGCGGATGCGCTGGAACTGGCCCAGGTGGGCCTGTACCGCGCCGTGATCGCCAAGGGTGCCTATCGCACGGGAGAGTTCGCGGTCTACATCCCCGAACAGGCCGTGCTGCCGGCGGATCTGATCGAGGAGCTCGGCCTCACCGGGCGGCTCGCGGGCGGCTCCGCCGACCGGGTCAAGGCGGTCCGGCTCCGCGGCGAACTCTCGCAAGGGCTGGTGTGCAGGCCGCGCGCGCTCGCCGACGTGGACCTGGCCCAGGCGGCCAAGGAGGGGACGGACTTCGCGGAGCTGCTCGGCATCACCAAATGGGCCCCGCCCATACCCACGACCATGAACGGTGACGTCGAAGCCGCCGCCGACCTGATGCCGTGGGTCGACATCGAGAACCTCCAGCGCTACCCGCACATCTTCGAGCCCGGCGAGCCGGTCGTCCTCACCGAGAAACTGCACGGCACCGCCTGCCTGTTCACGTACGTGGTCGAGGGCGAGCGGTCCTTCGTCTCCTCCAAGGGGTTCGGCTCGAAGGGGCTGGCGCTCAAGGAGGACGAGCGCAATCTCTACTGGCGGGCCGTACGCGGGCACGGCGTGGCGGCCGTCGCGGCGGCCCTGGCCGACCGCCTCGGTGCGACCAGGATCGGGATCTTCGGCGAGGTGTACGGCAAGGGCGTCCAGGACCTCTCGTACGGGACCGACGTCCGCACCGCCGACTCGCCGCCCGGATACGCCGTCTTCGACGTCTCCGCCGAGATCGACGGGCAGACGCGCTGGCTGGACCCGGCCGACGTCCTGACGGACGGTCAGCTTCCGCTGGTACCAAGGCTGTACGAGGGCCCGTACGACCTCGACACGGTGCTGGAGCTGGCGAGCGGCCGCGAGACCGTCTCCGGGAAGGCCGCGCACCTGCGGGAGGGCGTCGTCATCCGGCCGTCGGCGGAGCGGTACAGCCCGGTCACGGGCGGGCGGGCCATCGCCAAGGCGGTCAGCCCGGCGTACCTGACCCGCAAGGGCGGCACCGAGTACGAGTGA
- a CDS encoding NADP-dependent oxidoreductase, with the protein MAYETYGGTEVLSETRLPMPKVGPGEVLVKVACAAVNPVDWKIMAGGLDPLMDVVYPVVPGWDVSGTVERVGIDTPEYAEGDEVIAYARKDYVHGGTFAEYVTVPVRALAHKPASLTWAEAAGLPLAGLTAYQLLTRLGTGKDDTVLIHGAAGGVGSFGVQIARALGARVIGTASPRNHDRVRELGAEPIEYGDGLAARVRALVPDGPTVVADFVGGVGAVTREVLHDDGRHASIADPSVLGAGGEWMWVRPVGSDLAELGRLADSGQLKVPVATTFPLGELAAAFELSRTGHTAGKIIIEVRPT; encoded by the coding sequence ATGGCTTACGAGACGTACGGCGGGACGGAGGTGCTCTCCGAGACCCGGCTGCCGATGCCCAAGGTCGGACCCGGTGAGGTCCTCGTCAAGGTCGCGTGCGCCGCCGTCAACCCCGTCGACTGGAAGATCATGGCGGGCGGGCTCGACCCCCTGATGGACGTCGTCTATCCGGTGGTCCCCGGCTGGGACGTGTCCGGCACCGTCGAGCGGGTCGGCATCGACACCCCCGAATACGCCGAGGGCGACGAGGTCATCGCGTACGCCCGCAAGGACTACGTGCACGGCGGGACCTTCGCCGAGTACGTCACCGTTCCCGTACGCGCCCTCGCGCACAAGCCGGCCTCCCTCACCTGGGCCGAGGCCGCCGGACTCCCGCTCGCCGGGCTCACCGCCTACCAGCTGCTCACCCGCCTGGGCACCGGCAAGGACGACACCGTCCTCATCCACGGCGCGGCGGGCGGGGTCGGTTCCTTCGGCGTGCAGATCGCCCGCGCACTGGGCGCCCGGGTCATCGGCACGGCCTCCCCGCGCAACCATGACCGGGTACGCGAACTCGGCGCCGAACCCATCGAGTACGGGGACGGACTCGCCGCGCGCGTACGGGCCCTGGTACCCGACGGCCCCACGGTCGTCGCGGACTTCGTCGGCGGCGTCGGCGCCGTCACCCGCGAGGTGCTCCACGACGACGGCCGGCACGCCTCCATCGCCGACCCCAGCGTGCTCGGTGCGGGCGGCGAGTGGATGTGGGTCCGCCCGGTCGGCAGCGACCTGGCCGAACTGGGCCGGCTCGCCGACAGCGGACAGCTCAAGGTGCCGGTCGCCACGACCTTCCCGCTCGGCGAGCTGGCGGCCGCCTTCGAGCTGAGCCGGACGGGGCACACGGCCGGGAAGATCATCATCGAGGTCCGGCCCACGTGA
- a CDS encoding DUF418 domain-containing protein has product MRRASPTRTGSGPRGAEETAPAGRSAGSGASGGRLAGIDAVRGLAVLGMFAVHVGPGPVPEGAGYLLVAADGRAPALFTLLAGFSLVLAQRGPDPARRPQGWARRWRPLLIRCTLLAVLGVWLASLWPGILVILAFFAVYFLAAEPFTRLSTPVLTAVAAVSVVAGPLLSFLLGPVFGYGASGRGLVPEAADLASWSGLGTVLLELLLTGAYPLATYFPYVLAGMALARLCDVRERSVARRMAVWGTVAAFAGYGSAWLASHVFGARQRLLEAIAVHHPEALSAADPVREVLQGQYGAVPSTSWDWLLVADPYSQTPLETLGNAGVGCALIGLCALAARHGVGARLLRPLTVLGAMALSAYVVHALVLAGPAHGAASWSAWLAFSGAALALTWAWQLVWADSPLRRGPVEHVLRLATSGRGRA; this is encoded by the coding sequence ATGCGACGCGCCTCCCCCACGCGCACCGGCAGCGGCCCGAGGGGCGCGGAGGAGACGGCCCCGGCCGGGAGGTCCGCGGGGTCCGGGGCGTCCGGCGGCCGCCTGGCCGGGATCGACGCCGTCCGGGGACTGGCCGTCCTCGGCATGTTCGCCGTGCACGTCGGCCCCGGCCCGGTGCCGGAGGGCGCCGGTTATCTCCTCGTCGCGGCCGACGGGCGCGCCCCGGCCCTCTTCACCCTGCTCGCCGGCTTCTCCCTGGTCCTCGCCCAGCGCGGGCCCGACCCGGCACGGCGCCCGCAGGGCTGGGCGCGCCGCTGGCGCCCCCTGCTGATCCGCTGCACGCTGCTGGCCGTACTCGGTGTGTGGCTGGCCTCGTTGTGGCCCGGAATCCTGGTCATCCTGGCCTTCTTCGCCGTGTACTTCCTGGCGGCCGAGCCCTTCACCCGGCTGTCCACCCCGGTGCTCACCGCCGTGGCGGCGGTCTCGGTGGTGGCGGGCCCGCTGCTGTCGTTCCTGCTGGGCCCGGTGTTCGGCTACGGGGCGTCGGGGCGCGGGCTGGTCCCGGAGGCCGCCGATCTGGCCAGTTGGTCCGGGCTGGGCACGGTGCTGCTCGAGCTGCTGCTCACGGGGGCGTATCCGCTGGCCACCTACTTCCCGTACGTGCTGGCCGGGATGGCGCTCGCCCGGCTCTGCGACGTGCGGGAGCGGTCGGTGGCCCGGCGCATGGCGGTGTGGGGCACGGTGGCCGCCTTCGCCGGATACGGCTCCGCGTGGCTCGCGAGCCATGTGTTCGGCGCCCGGCAGCGGCTCTTGGAGGCGATCGCCGTCCACCATCCCGAGGCCCTGTCCGCGGCCGATCCCGTACGGGAGGTGCTGCAGGGTCAGTACGGCGCCGTGCCCAGCACCTCCTGGGACTGGCTGCTGGTGGCCGATCCCTACAGCCAGACCCCCCTGGAGACCCTGGGCAACGCGGGGGTGGGCTGCGCCCTCATCGGCCTGTGCGCGCTCGCCGCGCGGCACGGGGTGGGCGCGCGCCTGCTGCGGCCGCTCACGGTGCTCGGGGCGATGGCGCTGAGCGCGTACGTCGTCCACGCGCTGGTACTGGCGGGCCCGGCGCACGGCGCCGCGTCCTGGTCCGCCTGGCTGGCCTTCAGCGGCGCGGCCCTGGCGCTGACCTGGGCCTGGCAGCTGGTCTGGGCCGACAGCCCGCTGCGCCGCGGCCCGGTGGAACACGTGCTCCGGCTGGCCACCTCGGGGCGTGGCCGGGCCTGA
- a CDS encoding poly(A) polymerase, which yields MRTSEELYHQVRWDSRFDPARFVLGLLQRGAEPKRVPLPSFVPGGDIPWHRVLFVEADGELVWDRATGVDRIDLTSAGRVRDPRLLRAPFFTARTPHAWDPAGGGAWRPAEPVPGVGTAAAPSSVRLLTWNTLWDRYDAPRISTARRRPLLLADLAAADADVIALQEVEPELLGMLLAAPWVRASYTLGTDPGGRDVAECGLLLLSRLPVREAGMHRLRPHKAVTAVTVDTAAGPLVVSNTHLTSDHTENGDVRREAELTRLAEGLGGIEAGVALLGDFNDGRHGAWGPAAALGMRDAWSDVHGAADDTPTFDPAANPLAAVGSLSGRAARLDRILLRSTTARVARAALRGDAPAPEGLFISDHFGVEATVEFGERGGAPARLDVPATARTAVAWLPPALPEAVRELRRELDPQAGRWPAHVNLLFGFVPESSFGEAVPLLAEAAAATGPFPVRLEGVHSFGHREDATVWLDPAASGEAPWQELRRALAERFPGCQGRTGDQNGYTPHLTLGRSQDPQRAVAAFAARLGGPVAARVGELAVLSRRGDGPMRVRATVALGTGEVRWEPEAGPEPADRSGPAVRDGAAESVTARVRAALGDAQVYLAGSRRMGCALPEADLDLVAVVPGPADVALVRDRVAAALPEAGRLREVTGARVPGLRFRVGGLSVDLVVVATGGPAPAQAVARRAELGEAAALALSAVSDADAVRDRVGADRQAAFAGLARQVKAWARARGLDSAPFGGLPGLAWAVLAARTVEEAGALPPDALLREFFGRWAAWDWRVPVSLSAAGAGAAEGGPEGGPDAVAVLTPSEPVRSCTAQVGPGLRDLLVQELYAAWELLESGPVDRAWAPGPPPLHRRHAAWAVVTVRTASEAEFEETLGRVRGRLRALLGALEEAGVTDAHAWPRPFESGPALARYAIGLGTVPPDAARLAALAGPWRTGLPGVEVSWAACGEVPDLG from the coding sequence ATGCGTACCAGTGAGGAGCTCTACCACCAGGTCCGCTGGGACTCCCGGTTCGATCCGGCGCGGTTCGTGCTCGGACTGCTCCAGCGCGGGGCCGAGCCGAAGCGGGTCCCGCTGCCCTCGTTCGTGCCCGGCGGCGACATCCCCTGGCACCGGGTGCTGTTCGTCGAGGCGGACGGTGAGCTGGTGTGGGACCGTGCCACGGGCGTGGACCGGATCGATCTCACCTCGGCGGGCCGGGTCCGCGATCCGCGGCTGCTGCGGGCCCCGTTCTTCACCGCCCGGACCCCGCACGCGTGGGACCCGGCGGGCGGCGGCGCCTGGCGGCCCGCCGAGCCGGTTCCCGGGGTCGGGACGGCCGCCGCGCCCTCCTCGGTGCGGCTGCTGACCTGGAACACGCTCTGGGACCGGTACGACGCCCCGCGCATCTCCACCGCCCGGCGCAGGCCGCTGCTGCTGGCCGATCTCGCGGCCGCCGATGCCGATGTCATCGCGCTGCAGGAGGTCGAACCCGAGCTGCTCGGCATGCTGCTGGCGGCGCCGTGGGTGCGGGCCTCGTACACCCTCGGCACGGATCCGGGCGGCCGGGACGTCGCCGAGTGCGGCCTGCTGCTGCTCAGCCGGCTTCCGGTGCGGGAGGCGGGGATGCACCGGCTCCGCCCGCACAAGGCGGTCACCGCCGTCACGGTGGACACCGCGGCCGGCCCCCTGGTCGTCTCGAACACCCACCTGACCAGCGACCACACCGAGAACGGCGACGTCCGCCGGGAGGCCGAACTGACCCGGCTCGCCGAGGGGCTGGGCGGCATCGAGGCCGGGGTGGCGCTGCTGGGCGACTTCAACGACGGCCGCCACGGCGCCTGGGGGCCCGCGGCCGCACTCGGCATGCGAGACGCCTGGAGCGACGTGCACGGGGCGGCGGACGACACGCCGACCTTCGATCCTGCGGCCAATCCACTGGCCGCGGTGGGCTCGCTGTCGGGCCGGGCGGCCCGGCTGGACCGGATCCTGCTGCGGTCCACGACGGCCCGGGTGGCCCGGGCCGCGCTCCGCGGCGACGCACCGGCCCCGGAGGGCCTGTTCATCTCCGACCACTTCGGTGTGGAGGCGACGGTGGAGTTCGGGGAGCGGGGCGGTGCGCCCGCGCGCCTCGACGTACCGGCGACGGCGCGGACGGCCGTGGCATGGCTGCCGCCCGCCCTGCCGGAGGCGGTACGGGAACTGCGCCGCGAGCTCGACCCGCAGGCCGGGCGCTGGCCCGCGCACGTGAACCTGCTCTTCGGCTTCGTACCGGAGTCCTCCTTCGGCGAGGCGGTGCCGCTCCTGGCGGAGGCGGCCGCCGCGACCGGGCCGTTCCCCGTCCGGCTGGAGGGTGTGCACAGCTTCGGGCACCGTGAGGACGCCACCGTCTGGCTGGACCCGGCGGCATCCGGTGAGGCGCCGTGGCAGGAGCTTCGGCGCGCCCTGGCGGAGCGGTTCCCGGGCTGCCAGGGGCGTACGGGTGACCAGAACGGCTACACCCCGCATCTGACGCTGGGGCGCAGCCAGGACCCGCAGCGCGCGGTCGCGGCCTTCGCGGCGCGGCTCGGCGGCCCGGTGGCCGCGCGGGTCGGGGAACTGGCCGTGCTCTCGCGGCGCGGGGACGGACCGATGCGGGTCCGGGCGACGGTGGCGCTGGGGACGGGCGAGGTGCGCTGGGAGCCGGAGGCGGGCCCGGAGCCGGCCGACCGGTCCGGGCCCGCGGTCCGGGACGGGGCCGCCGAGTCGGTCACCGCGCGCGTCCGGGCGGCGCTCGGCGATGCGCAGGTGTACCTGGCCGGGTCGCGCCGCATGGGCTGCGCGCTGCCGGAGGCCGACCTGGACCTGGTGGCGGTGGTGCCGGGGCCGGCCGATGTGGCCCTCGTACGGGACCGGGTGGCGGCGGCGCTGCCCGAGGCGGGGCGGCTGCGCGAGGTGACGGGGGCGCGGGTGCCGGGGCTGCGGTTCCGCGTCGGCGGGCTGTCGGTGGATCTGGTCGTGGTGGCCACCGGCGGGCCGGCTCCGGCGCAGGCGGTGGCACGGCGGGCGGAGCTGGGCGAGGCGGCCGCGCTCGCGCTGAGCGCGGTCAGCGACGCCGATGCCGTACGGGACCGGGTGGGAGCGGACCGGCAGGCCGCGTTCGCCGGGCTGGCGCGGCAGGTGAAGGCGTGGGCGCGGGCCCGGGGGCTGGACTCGGCGCCGTTCGGCGGGCTGCCCGGGCTCGCCTGGGCGGTTCTCGCGGCGCGCACGGTGGAGGAGGCCGGGGCGCTGCCGCCCGACGCCCTGCTGCGCGAGTTCTTCGGCAGGTGGGCCGCCTGGGACTGGCGGGTGCCCGTCTCGCTGTCGGCGGCGGGCGCGGGCGCGGCGGAAGGCGGGCCGGAGGGCGGGCCGGACGCGGTCGCGGTCCTCACCCCCTCGGAGCCGGTGCGCAGTTGCACGGCCCAGGTCGGGCCGGGCCTGCGCGACCTGCTGGTCCAGGAGTTGTACGCGGCCTGGGAACTGCTGGAGTCCGGCCCCGTGGACCGCGCGTGGGCGCCGGGGCCACCTCCGCTGCACCGCCGGCACGCCGCCTGGGCGGTGGTGACCGTACGGACGGCTTCCGAGGCGGAGTTCGAGGAGACCCTGGGCCGGGTGCGCGGGCGGCTGCGGGCCCTGCTCGGCGCCCTGGAGGAGGCCGGTGTCACGGACGCGCACGCCTGGCCCCGGCCCTTCGAGTCGGGTCCGGCCCTGGCCCGCTACGCGATCGGTCTCGGCACCGTGCCGCCGGACGCGGCGCGCCTGGCCGCCCTGGCCGGCCCCTGGCGGACCGGCCTGCCGGGGGTCGAGGTCTCCTGGGCGGCCTGCGGCGAGGTGCCCGACCTGGGGTGA